CCATGCATTGGATTACCAAGCGGATAATTCTTTAGAATGTCACCGCGAATGGAGCCTGGGTTCAGATTGATTATTTCCCATGTGCCGTCGCCATAAAATACAGTTGTCGGAAGTTCCAGTTGTCTCATGTGCTGACTCCTGTTCCTGATAAAGAACCTGTTCCGTGGTTCGGTCTCATATTAATAGCGCTGCTGGCAGAAATATTCTGTAGGGTCCGGTCTTTTAGTTTTGTGAGACAATTCTTGTCGGGTTGTAAGTTTTTATAAAAGCTTTTTGGTGGTCGTTATTTTTGGTGTTTTTTTGATTTAAAAAGAGCTGCGGTAGAAATATCCTGCGATATTTTCTTATTGTTGGAGATGAAATTGCTGACGCGAAGGTAGGATTTTTTACGTGGCGGGACTGATCCGCGTCAACCGCTCGCGCTGAACCCGATGCCACGCTCAAGGTCGATAGAACGGCCTTGGGCGTTTTGGTTTCTGGATATGTAGAGGGAAAAGGTCTGCACTTGGGACGGATGTCCCGTAAATACGGGCATGTAGCCCGGCGTTTTCCGCCACGACTGCTAGTGTTTACCGGTGCCAAACCCTTGGTTTACGTGCCAATGACCGAATATGTCGCAGCACCGCAAGCAGACACATTGTCGCACCCTTTAAGCTGCGCAACGGATGAGCACCCGTAAAGGCATTGTCGGCACCGCTGGCAGTCGCTTTTGCAGATGCCCATTCAATGGAAGGTGAATGTGACCTGAGTGTCCCGTCCAGCTTCACCCACCTGTCCCCCTGTTTCCTCTGCCCGAGAATCAGGAACAGGGCGACACAAGCCCCGAAAGGGGTGTTGCACGCGACGCTTTCCATCAATAACAAGCTTAAGCGGAGTACCACAGATGGCGTTCTTCACCGCAGCCAGCAAAGCCGACTTCCAGCACCAACTGCAAGCGGCACTGGCGCAGCACATCAGTGAACAGGCACTGCCACAAGTGGCGCTGTTCGCTGAACAATTCTTCGGCATCATTTCCCTGGACGAGCTGACTCAACGTCGCCTCTCCGACCTCGCTGGCTGTACTCTTTCCGCGTGGCGCTTGCTTGAGCGCTTCGATCACGCGCAACCGCAAGTGCGCGTCTACAACCCCGATTACGAGCGTCATGGCTGGCAGTCGACCCACACCGCGGTCGAAGTCCTGCACCATGACCTGCCATTTCTGGTCGACTCGGTTCGTACCGAGCTGAACCGTCGCGGCTACAGCATCCACACCCTGCAAACCACCGTGCTCAGCGTGCGTCGTGGCAGCAAGGGCGAGTTGCTGGAAATCCTGCCGAAGGGCAGCACCGGCGAAGGCGTTCTGCATGAATCGCTGATGTACCTGGAAATCGACCGCTGCGCCAACGCGGCCGAACTGAATGTGCTGAGCAAAGAGCTGGAACAGGTTCTCGGTGAAGTCCGCGTCGCGGTCGCCGATTTCGAACCGATGAAAGCCAAGGTGCAGGACATCCTCACCCAGCTCGATAACAGCGCGTTCGCCGTTGATGCCGACGAAAAGAACGAAATCAAAAGCTTCCTGGAATGGCTGGTGGGCAACCACTTCACCTTCCTCGGCTACGAAGAATTCGTGGTCACCGATCAGGCCGATGGCGGCCACATCGAGTACGACCAGAACTCCTTCCTTGGCCTGACCAAACTGCTGCGCACCGGCCTGACCTACGAAGACCTGCGCATCGAAGACTACGCCGTTGCCTACCTGCGCGAACCGACTCTGCTGTCATTCGCCAAGGCTGCGCACCCGAGCCGTGTCCACCGTCCGGCGTACCCGGACTACGTGTCGATCCGTGAAATCGACGCTGACGGCAAAGTCATCAAGGAACACCGTTTCATGGGCCTGTACACCTCGTCGGTGTATGGCGAGAGCGTGCGGGTCATCCCGTTCATCCGCCGCAAGGTCGAAGAAATCGAAACGCGCTCCGGCTTCCAGTCCAAGGCTCACCTGGGCAAGGAACTGGCGCAGGTTCTCGAAGTGCTGCCGCGTGATGACCTGTTCCAGACCCCGGTCGACGAACTGTTCACCACCGTGATGTCGATCGTGCAGATCCAGGAACGCAACAAGATCCGCGTGTTCCTGCGCAAAGACCCGTACGGGCGTTTCTGCTACTGCCTGGCCTACGTGCCGCGCGACATCTACTCCACCGAAGTTCGTCAGAAGATCCAGCAAGTGCTGATGGAGCGCCTGAAGGCTTCCGATTGCGAATTCTGGACGTTCTTCTCCGAATCCGTGCTGGCGCGCGTGCAGTTGATCCTGCGTGTCGACCCGAAAAACCGTCTCGACATCGACCCGGTGCTGCTGGAAAAAGAAGTCGTTCAAGCCTGCCGCAGCTGGCAGGACGATTACGCCGCACTGACCGTCGAGAGCTTCGGCGAAGCCCACGGCACCAACGTGCTGGCCGACTTCCCGAAAGGCTTCCCGGCTGGCTACCGCGAGCGTTTTGCCGCGCATTCGGCCGTGGTCGACATGCAGCACCTGCTGAGCCTCAACGAAAAAAATCCGTTGGTGATGAGCTTCTACCAGCCGCTCGGTCAGGTCTCCGGCCAGCGCGAGCTGCATTGCAAGCTGTATCACGCCGACACGCCGCTGGCGCTGTCCGACGTGTTGCCGATTCTGGAAAACCTCGGCCTGCGCGTACTGGGTGAATTCCCGTACCGTCTGCGTCACACCAATGGCCGCGAGTTCTGGATTCACGACTTCGCGTTCACTGCCGCTGAAGGCCTCGACCTCGACATTCAGCAACTCAACGACACCCTGCAGGACGCGTTCGTCCACATCGTTCGCGGCGACGCCGAAAACGATGCGTTCAACCGTCTGGTACTGACCGCCGGCCTGCCATGGCGCGACGTGGCGCTGCTGCGTGCTTACGCGCGTTACCTGAAGCAGATTCGTCTGGGCTTCGACCTCGGTTATATCGCCAGCACCCTGAACAACCACACCGACATCGCTCGCGAGCTGACCCGGTTGTTCAAGACCCGCTTCTATCTGGCGCGCAAACTCAGCGACGACGATCTGGAAGACAAGCAACTGCGTCTGGAACAAGCGATTCTGACCGCACTGGACGACGTCCAGGTGCTCAACGAAGACCGCATCCTGCGTCGTTACCTCGACCTGATCAAAGCCACCCTGCGGACCAACTTCTATCAGACTGACGCCAACGGCCAGAACAAGTCGTACTTCAGCTTCAAGTTCAACCCGCACGCGATCCCTGAACTGCCGAAGCCAGTGCCGAAGTTCGAAATTTTCGTTTACTCGCCACGCGTTGAAGGCGTGCACCTGCGCTTCGGTAACGTCGCCCGTGGTGGTCTGCGCTGGTCCGACCGTGAAGAAGACTTCCGTACTGAAGTCCTCGGCCTGGTAAAAGCCCAGCAAGTGAAGAACTCGGTCATCGTGCCAGTGGGCGCGAAGGGCGGCTTCCTGCCGCGTCGCCTGCCACTGGGCGGCAGCCGTGACGAGATCGCAGCCGAGGGCATCGCCTGCTATCGCATCTTCATTTCCGGTCTGTTGGACATCACCGACAACCTGAAAGACGGCGCGCTGGTACCG
This region of Pseudomonas sp. R84 genomic DNA includes:
- a CDS encoding NAD-glutamate dehydrogenase, which codes for MAFFTAASKADFQHQLQAALAQHISEQALPQVALFAEQFFGIISLDELTQRRLSDLAGCTLSAWRLLERFDHAQPQVRVYNPDYERHGWQSTHTAVEVLHHDLPFLVDSVRTELNRRGYSIHTLQTTVLSVRRGSKGELLEILPKGSTGEGVLHESLMYLEIDRCANAAELNVLSKELEQVLGEVRVAVADFEPMKAKVQDILTQLDNSAFAVDADEKNEIKSFLEWLVGNHFTFLGYEEFVVTDQADGGHIEYDQNSFLGLTKLLRTGLTYEDLRIEDYAVAYLREPTLLSFAKAAHPSRVHRPAYPDYVSIREIDADGKVIKEHRFMGLYTSSVYGESVRVIPFIRRKVEEIETRSGFQSKAHLGKELAQVLEVLPRDDLFQTPVDELFTTVMSIVQIQERNKIRVFLRKDPYGRFCYCLAYVPRDIYSTEVRQKIQQVLMERLKASDCEFWTFFSESVLARVQLILRVDPKNRLDIDPVLLEKEVVQACRSWQDDYAALTVESFGEAHGTNVLADFPKGFPAGYRERFAAHSAVVDMQHLLSLNEKNPLVMSFYQPLGQVSGQRELHCKLYHADTPLALSDVLPILENLGLRVLGEFPYRLRHTNGREFWIHDFAFTAAEGLDLDIQQLNDTLQDAFVHIVRGDAENDAFNRLVLTAGLPWRDVALLRAYARYLKQIRLGFDLGYIASTLNNHTDIARELTRLFKTRFYLARKLSDDDLEDKQLRLEQAILTALDDVQVLNEDRILRRYLDLIKATLRTNFYQTDANGQNKSYFSFKFNPHAIPELPKPVPKFEIFVYSPRVEGVHLRFGNVARGGLRWSDREEDFRTEVLGLVKAQQVKNSVIVPVGAKGGFLPRRLPLGGSRDEIAAEGIACYRIFISGLLDITDNLKDGALVPPLNVVRHDDDDPYLVVAADKGTATFSDIANGIAIDYGFWLGDAFASGGSAGYDHKKMGITAKGAWVGVQRHFRERGINVQEDSITVVGVGDMAGDVFGNGLLMSDKLQLVAAFNHMHIFIDPNPNPATSFVERQRMFDLPRSAWTDYDTSIMSEGGGIFSRSAKSIAISPQMQERFDIKADKLTPTELLNALLKAPVDLLWNGGIGTYVKASTESHADVGDKANDALRVNGNELRCKVVGEGGNLGMTQLGRVEFGLNGGGSNTDFIDNAGGVDCSDHEVNIKILLNEVVQAGDMTDKQRNQLLASMTDEVGNLVLGNNYKQTQALSLAARRAYARIAEYKRLMGDLEGRGKLDRAIEFLPTEEQLAERIAEGHGLTRPELSVLISYSKIDLKEQLLGSLVPDDDYLTRDMETAFPPTLVSKFSEAMRRHRLKREIVSTQIANDLVNHMGITFVQRLKESTGMSPANVAGAYVIVRDIFHLPHWFRQIEALDYQVSADVQLELMDELMRLGRRATRWFLRARRNEQNAARDVAHFGPHLKELGLKLDELLSGEIRENWQARYQAYVEAGVPELLARMVAGTSHLYTLLPIIEASDVTGQNPAEVAKAYFAVGSALDITWYLQQISALPVENNWQALAREAFRDDVDWQQRAITISVLQQGDGTLDVEARLALWMEQHESMISRWRAMLVEIRAASGTDYAMYAVANRELLDLALSGQAVVPAVAANAELELA